The Desmonostoc muscorum LEGE 12446 genome includes a region encoding these proteins:
- a CDS encoding GUN4 domain-containing protein, whose product MTDPMILSGPPTDIDSLRQPLIAGSIQVQQQIISQLAQLGNEGLEVLMEFLLKRRDNPATWVDGKAYQVLYKSDAPQAKEFLLSWFPEGIVPLKSECGINYNPLQQLLALQDFQAADRITIEKMCELSGPTAVQRKWLYFTEVENSSAVDLQTINNLWLVHSEGKFGFSVQREIWLSLGKNWENFWPKIGWKQGNNWTRYPHEFTWDLSAPRGHLPLSNQLRGVRVFASLLSHPAWTQL is encoded by the coding sequence ATGACAGACCCAATGATTTTATCAGGCCCTCCTACTGACATCGACTCCCTCCGACAACCATTAATCGCTGGGTCTATTCAAGTCCAACAACAAATCATCTCACAGCTAGCACAGTTGGGTAATGAGGGATTAGAGGTGTTGATGGAATTTTTACTGAAACGACGTGATAATCCAGCGACTTGGGTTGATGGTAAAGCATACCAAGTCCTTTACAAGTCCGATGCACCCCAAGCCAAAGAATTTCTGCTCTCTTGGTTTCCTGAGGGAATTGTACCTCTAAAATCAGAGTGCGGGATTAATTACAATCCTTTGCAACAGCTACTCGCCCTTCAAGATTTCCAAGCTGCCGATCGCATAACCATCGAAAAAATGTGTGAACTCTCCGGGCCAACGGCTGTACAACGCAAATGGTTGTATTTTACTGAGGTAGAAAATTCCTCGGCTGTTGACTTGCAAACTATTAACAATCTATGGTTAGTCCACTCCGAGGGCAAATTTGGCTTTTCAGTGCAGCGAGAAATTTGGTTGAGTTTAGGCAAAAACTGGGAGAATTTCTGGCCGAAAATTGGCTGGAAACAAGGTAATAATTGGACTCGTTATCCCCATGAATTTACGTGGGATTTAAGCGCCCCTAGAGGTCATTTACCCCTTTCTAATCAACTACGGGGAGTGCGAGTTTTTGCTTCTTTATTATCTCACCCTGCTTGGACACAGTTATGA
- a CDS encoding flagellar motor protein, whose translation MTRRSRHSDYNEDLNIWPAFTDLMSNAFMILLLLLLLASTKYTISQITNPGTPPILLIKDENSRFDPGSAVIPPTMLDYITNKLVPDIETTTKTYNINTVEIIGHTDEQPIGIINSNLDNTLEVAASQGGSVSTLKAGSNADLGLMRSLAVVKELLKIQQQNKMQGVQFRAYSAAQLILPSGEFAPIPQQKRQSEPNRRRIEIRFTRLGEVREVK comes from the coding sequence ATGACTCGTCGTTCCCGACATAGTGACTACAATGAAGACTTAAATATTTGGCCGGCTTTTACAGATTTAATGTCTAATGCTTTCATGATATTGCTGCTATTATTGCTACTAGCCAGCACCAAATATACAATCTCACAAATAACTAATCCAGGAACGCCGCCAATTTTACTGATTAAAGATGAGAATTCTCGATTTGATCCAGGTAGCGCAGTGATTCCACCAACAATGTTGGATTACATTACAAATAAACTTGTACCTGATATAGAAACAACGACAAAAACTTACAATATTAATACAGTTGAAATTATTGGACACACTGATGAACAACCTATTGGCATTATCAACAGTAATTTAGACAATACTTTAGAAGTAGCAGCTAGCCAAGGGGGTTCAGTTAGTACACTTAAAGCTGGTTCTAACGCTGATTTAGGATTGATGCGTTCTCTTGCAGTGGTGAAAGAACTGCTAAAAATCCAACAACAAAATAAAATGCAGGGTGTTCAATTTCGTGCCTATTCGGCGGCACAGTTAATATTACCAAGTGGGGAATTTGCTCCCATTCCACAACAAAAGCGTCAGTCGGAACCGAATCGGCGACGTATTGAAATTCGTTTTACGCGCTTGGGTGAAGTGCGAGAAGTAAAATGA
- a CDS encoding ABC transporter ATP-binding protein — protein MANVRLEDIKRRFNNVTAIEDITFEIPDGEFWVLVGPSGCGKSTILRTIAGLETATSGKLFIGDRLVNNIPARQRDVAMVFQNYALYPHMTVAQNIGFGLQMRKVDSKIIQDRVVNVARSLSLENLLDRKPKQLSGGQQQRVALGRAIAREPQVFLLDEPLSNLDAQLRDDTRAELKQLHQQLGITTIYVTHDQVEAMTLADKIVVLNRGRIQQIGDPQSIYASPANQMVATFLGSPPMNILSAIYQNDGFDVSGQLLPIPALVQERLKLRQGQNLNLGIRPEHLKINTDSEFSTHNSALLQVEVKVVEPLGRETLIRGGLPGSTTVLNIQTSGDVRPRPGDRLSLELDLNELFVFDPKTGDKIFPHE, from the coding sequence ATGGCAAACGTTCGTTTAGAAGACATTAAGCGTAGATTTAACAATGTCACCGCTATCGAGGACATTACCTTTGAAATTCCCGATGGAGAATTTTGGGTTTTAGTTGGGCCATCAGGTTGTGGTAAGTCTACAATTTTACGAACGATCGCCGGTTTGGAAACTGCGACTTCTGGCAAACTGTTTATTGGCGATCGCTTGGTGAATAACATTCCAGCCAGACAGCGGGATGTGGCGATGGTGTTCCAAAACTACGCTCTTTATCCTCACATGACGGTAGCCCAAAACATTGGCTTTGGGTTGCAGATGCGGAAGGTTGACTCGAAGATTATTCAAGATAGAGTCGTGAATGTAGCGCGATCGCTTTCTTTAGAAAATCTTCTAGATCGTAAACCTAAACAACTTTCTGGAGGACAACAACAACGAGTAGCCTTAGGAAGAGCGATCGCCCGTGAACCGCAAGTATTTTTACTTGATGAACCTTTGTCTAATTTAGATGCTCAGTTGCGAGATGATACCAGAGCAGAATTAAAACAACTACATCAACAATTGGGCATCACCACAATTTACGTTACCCACGATCAAGTTGAGGCAATGACTTTGGCTGATAAAATTGTGGTGCTAAATCGCGGACGCATTCAACAAATTGGCGATCCCCAAAGTATTTATGCCTCTCCAGCTAATCAGATGGTGGCAACTTTTTTAGGTAGTCCGCCAATGAATATTTTATCTGCAATCTATCAGAATGATGGTTTTGATGTGAGTGGACAATTATTACCTATTCCAGCACTTGTACAGGAAAGATTAAAGTTGCGTCAAGGACAAAATTTGAATTTGGGTATTAGGCCAGAACATTTAAAAATCAATACTGACTCAGAATTCAGCACTCACAACTCAGCACTCCTCCAGGTTGAGGTGAAGGTGGTGGAACCTTTAGGAAGGGAAACTTTGATTCGTGGGGGTTTACCTGGCTCGACAACGGTGCTGAATATTCAGACAAGTGGCGATGTGCGTCCACGTCCAGGCGATCGCCTTTCTCTCGAACTAGATTTAAATGAATTATTCGTGTTTGATCCCAAAACCGGAGATAAAATTTTCCCTCATGAGTGA
- a CDS encoding superoxide dismutase, with amino-acid sequence MTVNRRYFLFLLTAGVGALALDGCALAESSPEGNTPTPDTTPNTTGAIQLPPLPYAYEALEPHIDAKTMQFHHDKHHATYVKNLNAALEKHPELKNKSVEELLQKLNTVPQDIRKTVQNNGGGHVNHSMFWKIMKPKGGGEPTGDIASAINQNFGSFAAFKKQFNEAGAGRFGSGWVWLVRDKNGKLEVTSTANQDSPVSQGKYPILGNDVWEHAYYLNYQNRRADYLEAWWNVVNWDEINKRFADAKKFKFA; translated from the coding sequence ATGACTGTTAATCGACGTTATTTCTTGTTTTTACTCACAGCAGGTGTGGGTGCTTTGGCGTTAGATGGTTGTGCATTGGCAGAAAGTTCTCCTGAGGGAAACACTCCAACCCCCGACACAACACCAAACACAACAGGGGCTATCCAACTACCACCGTTACCCTACGCCTACGAAGCCCTAGAACCACACATTGATGCCAAAACAATGCAGTTTCATCACGATAAACACCACGCAACTTATGTGAAAAACCTGAATGCGGCATTAGAGAAACATCCAGAACTCAAAAACAAAAGTGTTGAAGAACTTTTGCAAAAACTTAACACAGTACCACAAGATATTCGTAAAACAGTACAAAATAATGGCGGTGGTCATGTGAACCATTCCATGTTCTGGAAAATTATGAAGCCCAAAGGTGGTGGAGAACCAACAGGTGATATAGCCTCAGCTATTAATCAAAATTTTGGTAGTTTTGCAGCTTTCAAAAAACAGTTCAACGAAGCTGGTGCTGGTCGTTTTGGTAGTGGTTGGGTTTGGCTAGTGCGTGACAAAAATGGCAAGCTGGAAGTAACCTCCACAGCTAATCAAGATAGTCCCGTCAGCCAAGGCAAATATCCCATCCTGGGCAATGACGTATGGGAACACGCATATTATCTCAACTACCAAAACCGCCGCGCTGATTACTTAGAGGCTTGGTGGAATGTGGTTAACTGGGATGAAATTAACAAGCGATTTGCAGACGCTAAAAAATTTAAATTTGCTTAG
- the rsmG gene encoding 16S rRNA (guanine(527)-N(7))-methyltransferase RsmG codes for MTNSLPEMAEIWQQTLNWQPTVQQQAQFQKLYELILEGNRQLNLTRITEPQEFWEKHLWDSLRGIAPQEQFISSLQEGASVIDIGTGAGFPGIPVTITAPNCTMTLMDSTRKKITFIEKILTELALTNAKTLVGRAEEIGQQPKHRQVYDIALIRAVGTVSVCAEYTLPLLKQGGLAIIYRGNWTEDETTALQNAVKQLGGVIEAIEKFTTPLSQSVRHCVYLRKVATTPTQFPRATGLPTQKPL; via the coding sequence ATGACGAACTCATTGCCTGAAATGGCAGAAATTTGGCAGCAAACTCTCAATTGGCAACCAACTGTTCAACAGCAGGCGCAGTTCCAAAAGCTTTATGAGTTAATCCTGGAAGGTAACCGCCAATTAAATTTAACTCGCATCACCGAACCTCAAGAGTTTTGGGAAAAACATCTTTGGGATTCACTGCGAGGAATTGCGCCACAGGAGCAATTTATTTCCTCTCTCCAAGAGGGTGCATCTGTGATTGATATTGGTACAGGTGCCGGTTTTCCGGGTATTCCAGTGACAATTACTGCACCTAATTGCACAATGACTCTCATGGATTCAACCCGCAAAAAAATTACTTTTATTGAAAAAATATTAACTGAACTTGCCCTGACAAATGCTAAAACTCTTGTTGGCAGGGCTGAAGAAATTGGTCAGCAACCCAAACACCGACAAGTTTATGATATTGCCTTAATCCGTGCTGTGGGGACAGTCTCTGTTTGTGCAGAATATACACTACCACTGCTCAAACAGGGAGGTTTAGCCATAATTTATCGTGGTAATTGGACAGAAGATGAAACAACAGCTTTGCAAAATGCTGTTAAACAATTGGGCGGCGTTATTGAAGCGATCGAAAAATTTACAACACCCTTGAGTCAAAGCGTTCGCCACTGTGTGTATTTGCGTAAGGTAGCCACGACACCAACTCAGTTTCCCCGTGCTACTGGTCTACCTACTCAAAAGCCTCTTTGA
- a CDS encoding NADP-dependent isocitrate dehydrogenase, giving the protein MYEKITPPTTGAKITFKNGEPVVPDNPIIPFIRGDGTGIDIWPATQKVLDAAVAKAYKGQRQISWFKVYAGDEACDLYGTYQYLPQDTLTAIEEYGVAIKGPLTTPVGGGIRSLNVALRQIFDLYACVRPCRYYAGTPSPHKNPEKLDVIVYRENTEDIYLGIEWRQGSEIGDRLIKILNEELIPATPEHGKKRIPLDSGIGIKPISKTGSQRLVRRAIKHALQLPKHKQQVTLVHKGNIMKYTEGAFRDWGYELATSEFRQETVTERESWILSNKEKNPNISLEENARQIDPGFDALTEEKKAQIVKEVETVLNSIWASHGDGKWKDKVLVNDRIADSIFQQIQTRPDEYSILATMNLNGDYLSDAAAAIVGGLGMGPGANIGDSSAIFEATHGTAPKHAGLDRINPGSVILSGVMMLEFLGWQEAADLVKKGLGDAIANSQVTYDLARLLEPPVEPLKCSEFAEAIIQHFG; this is encoded by the coding sequence ATGTATGAGAAGATTACCCCCCCTACAACTGGAGCAAAAATCACCTTCAAAAATGGTGAACCAGTAGTACCAGATAATCCAATTATCCCTTTTATTCGCGGCGACGGTACAGGTATTGATATTTGGCCTGCTACCCAAAAGGTGCTAGATGCTGCGGTAGCTAAAGCATACAAAGGTCAACGCCAAATTAGTTGGTTTAAGGTTTACGCTGGGGATGAAGCCTGTGATTTATACGGAACTTATCAGTATTTACCTCAGGATACTCTAACGGCAATTGAAGAATATGGTGTGGCTATTAAAGGGCCTTTAACTACCCCAGTTGGCGGCGGTATTCGTTCTTTAAATGTGGCACTACGGCAAATTTTTGACTTGTATGCTTGCGTGCGCCCTTGCCGCTACTACGCAGGCACACCCTCACCCCACAAAAATCCAGAAAAACTGGATGTAATTGTTTATCGAGAGAATACTGAAGATATTTATTTAGGTATTGAGTGGCGGCAAGGTAGCGAAATTGGCGATCGCTTAATTAAAATTCTCAACGAGGAACTCATCCCCGCCACCCCAGAACACGGGAAAAAACGAATTCCCCTCGATTCTGGCATCGGTATTAAACCCATCAGTAAAACCGGTTCCCAGCGCCTAGTCAGACGTGCCATCAAACACGCCTTGCAATTGCCCAAACACAAGCAACAAGTGACTTTGGTGCATAAAGGCAACATCATGAAATACACCGAAGGCGCTTTCCGTGATTGGGGTTATGAACTAGCAACCAGCGAGTTTCGCCAAGAAACTGTCACCGAAAGGGAATCTTGGATTTTGAGCAACAAGGAAAAAAATCCCAATATTTCCTTAGAAGAAAACGCCCGTCAAATCGATCCGGGGTTTGATGCTCTTACCGAAGAGAAAAAAGCGCAAATTGTCAAGGAAGTTGAAACAGTTCTTAACTCAATTTGGGCAAGCCACGGCGATGGTAAATGGAAAGATAAAGTTTTGGTGAATGACCGGATTGCTGACAGTATTTTTCAACAAATTCAAACCAGACCCGATGAATATTCGATTCTGGCGACAATGAACTTGAACGGCGATTACTTGTCTGATGCTGCTGCGGCGATCGTCGGTGGATTGGGAATGGGGCCAGGAGCAAACATTGGCGATAGCAGTGCCATATTTGAAGCTACCCACGGCACTGCACCCAAACACGCCGGCTTAGATCGAATTAATCCTGGTTCAGTGATTTTGTCTGGTGTGATGATGCTGGAATTTCTCGGTTGGCAAGAAGCCGCAGACCTAGTTAAGAAAGGTTTAGGAGATGCGATCGCCAACAGCCAAGTCACCTATGATTTAGCACGTTTGCTAGAACCACCAGTTGAACCCCTAAAATGTTCTGAATTTGCCGAAGCAATAATTCAGCACTTTGGTTAA
- a CDS encoding ABC transporter ATP-binding protein, whose translation MLYLRNLIYHPTACPTAILKSINLELAPQQLGLIIGPSGSGKSTLLEILSGLAEPTSGALFWREQELIPEQLQQLAGLVFQFPERHFCGSSILEELRLGHPELGSDRVRNALSEVGLEHLSLSTAPHALSGGQQRRLALAVQLIRQPNVLLLDEPTAGLDWSMRRQLVNLLAKLKQDWTLLVVTHDAGDLLAIADRCWTLNHGELESVDPKTLEAKVKEPLPTV comes from the coding sequence ATGCTCTATCTCCGAAATCTAATTTATCACCCCACAGCGTGCCCAACAGCGATTCTCAAATCGATCAACTTAGAATTAGCACCCCAGCAGCTTGGTCTGATTATTGGTCCGAGTGGTTCTGGTAAAAGTACTTTACTAGAAATTTTATCTGGACTAGCTGAACCCACCTCTGGCGCACTCTTTTGGCGCGAACAAGAACTGATTCCCGAACAGCTACAACAATTGGCTGGGTTAGTGTTTCAGTTTCCAGAACGGCATTTTTGCGGTAGTTCGATTTTAGAAGAATTGCGTTTAGGACATCCGGAATTAGGGTCAGATCGAGTCAGAAATGCCCTGAGTGAGGTGGGATTAGAACATTTATCGCTCTCCACTGCCCCTCATGCTTTAAGTGGAGGTCAGCAGCGGCGTTTAGCTTTGGCAGTGCAATTGATTCGCCAGCCAAATGTACTGTTGTTGGATGAACCCACTGCTGGGTTAGATTGGTCAATGCGGCGGCAGCTGGTAAATTTATTAGCAAAACTCAAACAAGATTGGACACTATTGGTAGTGACACACGATGCTGGAGATCTGTTAGCGATCGCAGATCGTTGCTGGACACTCAACCACGGTGAACTAGAATCAGTTGACCCAAAAACACTAGAAGCCAAAGTTAAAGAACCTCTGCCGACGGTGTGA